In the genome of Bacillus sp. S3, one region contains:
- a CDS encoding TetR/AcrR family transcriptional regulator produces the protein MNKREVQASVKDERLVQKRRDQMIKGAVALFKQKGFHRTTTREIAKAAGFSIGTLYEYIRTKEDVLYLVCDSIYDHVSERLQQDLALKKGTLDSLKLGIANFFQVMDEMQAEVLVMYQEVKSLSKDALPYVLKKEMEMVGMFENLLSRCVENGELHLSEKQVAIIAHNIFVQGQMWGFRRWALRKLFTLEEYIELQTDLLLSGISHEVTAPGKVPEQ, from the coding sequence ATGAATAAGCGGGAAGTACAGGCTTCGGTCAAGGATGAGCGCCTTGTGCAAAAAAGGCGTGATCAAATGATCAAAGGGGCCGTAGCACTTTTTAAACAAAAGGGGTTTCACCGGACGACGACAAGGGAAATTGCCAAAGCAGCCGGGTTTAGTATCGGAACGCTGTATGAATACATTCGCACAAAGGAGGACGTCCTCTATCTTGTCTGTGACAGCATTTATGACCATGTCAGTGAGCGTCTGCAGCAAGATCTTGCCTTGAAAAAAGGGACATTAGACAGCTTGAAGCTTGGGATCGCTAACTTCTTCCAGGTAATGGATGAGATGCAGGCGGAGGTGCTCGTGATGTACCAGGAGGTAAAGTCACTGTCAAAGGACGCTCTTCCCTATGTGTTGAAAAAAGAAATGGAAATGGTCGGCATGTTTGAGAACCTCTTGTCGAGATGCGTTGAAAACGGGGAGCTGCACCTGTCAGAGAAACAAGTGGCCATCATTGCCCATAACATTTTTGTCCAAGGACAAATGTGGGGCTTCCGCCGCTGGGCCTTACGGAAGTTATTTACATTGGAAGAATATATTGAATTACAGACAGACCTGTTATTATCGGGGATCAGCCACGAGGTAACGGCACCTGGAAAAGTTCCGGAGCAATAA
- a CDS encoding acyl-CoA dehydrogenase, giving the protein MQFKLSEEHEMIRKMVRDFARNEVAPTAAERDEEERFDREIFDKMAELGLTGIPWPEEYGGIGSDYLAYCIAVEELSRVDASTGVMLSAHTSLACWPIYKFGSEEQKQRYLRPMAEGTKIGAYGLTEPGSGSDAGGMKTTARLEGDHYVLNGSKIFITNGGVAEIYVVFAVTDPTSKHKGTTAFIIESDFPGFSVGKKEKKLGIRSSPTTEIIFEDCKVPVANRLGEEGDGFKVAMMTLDGGRNGIAAQAVGIAQGALDAAVDYAKERHQFGKPIAANQGISFKLADMATNIEASRLLTYQAAWLESNGLPYGKESAMSKLFAGDTAMKVTTEAVQVFGGYGYTKDYPVERFMRDAKITQIYEGTQEIQRLVISRMLTK; this is encoded by the coding sequence ATGCAATTTAAATTATCCGAAGAGCATGAAATGATTCGCAAAATGGTGCGCGATTTTGCGCGAAATGAAGTGGCACCGACGGCAGCCGAGCGCGATGAGGAAGAACGCTTCGATAGAGAGATTTTTGACAAAATGGCGGAGCTTGGCTTGACGGGTATTCCGTGGCCGGAGGAGTATGGCGGCATCGGCAGTGATTATCTTGCTTATTGCATTGCCGTAGAGGAGCTGTCCCGTGTGGACGCGTCAACGGGTGTCATGCTTTCTGCGCATACCTCGCTAGCCTGCTGGCCAATCTACAAATTTGGCAGTGAGGAGCAAAAGCAAAGATACCTGCGTCCGATGGCAGAAGGAACAAAAATTGGTGCCTATGGCTTAACAGAGCCCGGCAGCGGCTCGGATGCGGGCGGAATGAAAACGACAGCACGTTTAGAAGGCGACCATTACGTCTTAAACGGTTCGAAAATTTTTATCACCAACGGCGGCGTGGCCGAAATTTACGTTGTCTTTGCTGTAACTGATCCAACCAGCAAGCATAAAGGGACGACGGCCTTTATCATCGAGAGCGATTTCCCTGGCTTCTCTGTTGGAAAAAAGGAAAAGAAACTCGGCATCCGCTCATCGCCGACGACGGAAATTATTTTTGAAGACTGCAAGGTTCCTGTTGCCAACCGGCTCGGTGAAGAAGGCGACGGCTTTAAAGTCGCAATGATGACCCTTGACGGCGGCCGCAACGGGATCGCAGCGCAGGCGGTTGGAATTGCTCAGGGTGCGCTTGATGCGGCAGTTGATTATGCGAAGGAACGCCACCAGTTTGGCAAACCAATCGCGGCGAACCAAGGAATCAGTTTCAAGCTTGCAGATATGGCAACAAATATTGAGGCTTCCAGATTATTAACCTATCAGGCGGCATGGCTCGAGTCAAACGGCTTACCGTACGGAAAAGAATCGGCGATGTCGAAATTATTTGCCGGCGACACCGCTATGAAGGTGACAACCGAGGCCGTTCAAGTATTTGGCGGCTATGGCTATACGAAGGACTATCCAGTAGAGCGATTCATGCGCGATGCAAAAATCACCCAAATTTACGAAGGAACGCAGGAAATTCAGCGCCTCGTGATTTCCCGGATGTTAACAAAATAA
- a CDS encoding acyl-CoA dehydrogenase, whose amino-acid sequence MNLTFTEEQEMMRKMVRDFAVNEIAPFVENMEKGEFPREILRKMGELGLMGIPVPEQYGGAEMDFTSYIIAIHEISKVSAALGVILSVHTSVGTNPIVYFGNEEQKQKYVPKLASGEYLGAFCLTEPSSGSDAASLKTRAVKKDGHYVLNGSKMFITNGGEADIYIVFATTDPSLGTKGIAAFIVEKNTPGLIIGKDEKKMGLHGSRTVQLTFEDMQVPVENLLGNEGDGFKIAMANLEVGRIGIATQALGIAEAALTAATAYAKERQQFGKPIAAQQGIGFKLADMATSVEAAKLLVYRAANMRSQGIKCGMEASMAKLFATRTAVEVTTEAIQVFGGYGYTKDYPVERYFRDAKVTEIYEGTSEIQRIVISKYL is encoded by the coding sequence GTGAATCTTACATTTACGGAAGAACAAGAAATGATGCGGAAAATGGTGCGCGATTTTGCAGTGAACGAAATTGCCCCATTTGTTGAAAATATGGAAAAAGGTGAATTTCCGCGTGAAATCCTCCGCAAAATGGGTGAATTGGGTCTGATGGGGATTCCTGTGCCGGAACAATACGGCGGGGCCGAAATGGACTTCACCTCCTACATCATTGCGATTCATGAAATCTCGAAGGTGAGTGCCGCACTCGGTGTGATTCTTTCTGTCCATACATCTGTGGGCACAAACCCAATAGTTTACTTTGGGAACGAAGAGCAAAAGCAAAAATATGTTCCGAAGCTTGCTTCAGGGGAATATTTGGGTGCTTTCTGCCTAACCGAGCCAAGCTCCGGTTCAGATGCCGCGAGCTTAAAGACGCGGGCGGTCAAGAAGGACGGTCATTATGTACTCAATGGCTCCAAAATGTTTATTACCAATGGCGGCGAGGCCGATATTTATATTGTTTTTGCGACTACCGACCCAAGCCTGGGCACAAAGGGAATTGCTGCATTTATTGTTGAAAAAAATACCCCCGGGCTCATTATCGGCAAGGATGAGAAGAAGATGGGCTTGCACGGCTCACGAACGGTTCAGCTGACATTTGAAGATATGCAGGTACCGGTGGAGAACCTGCTTGGCAACGAAGGTGATGGTTTTAAAATTGCGATGGCGAACCTTGAAGTCGGCCGTATCGGGATTGCGACACAGGCACTTGGAATAGCAGAAGCTGCACTAACGGCCGCAACCGCCTACGCGAAGGAGCGCCAGCAATTTGGCAAACCAATTGCGGCCCAGCAAGGGATTGGCTTTAAGCTCGCTGATATGGCCACAAGTGTGGAAGCGGCGAAACTACTAGTCTATCGTGCTGCTAATATGCGCAGTCAAGGGATAAAATGCGGTATGGAAGCCTCAATGGCGAAGCTGTTCGCGACAAGGACAGCGGTTGAGGTCACAACGGAAGCGATTCAAGTATTTGGCGGCTACGGCTATACCAAGGATTACCCGGTCGAACGGTACTTCCGCGATGCCAAAGTAACCGAAATTTACGAAGGCACAAGCGAAATTCAGCGGATTGTGATTAGTAAGTACCTTTAA
- a CDS encoding 3-hydroxybutyryl-CoA dehydrogenase yields MQVSTVMVIGAGQMGSGIAQVCAQAGYKVLLNDLKPEFVERGLGVINKNLSRNVDKGRMTEEQKQEVLAKLTASTDLNDVGGVDLVIEAAVENMDIKTKIFAQLDDIAPEHAILASNTSSLPITEIAAATKRPEKVIGMHFMNPVPVMKLVEIIRGLATADEVYQVIEDMTKTLSKVPVEVNDFPGFVSNRVLMPMINEAIFTLYEGVATKEAIDEVMKLGMNHPMGPLTLADFIGLDTCLYIMETLHEGFGDDKYRPCPLLRKYVKAGWLGKKTGRGFYTYE; encoded by the coding sequence ATGCAGGTTTCAACTGTAATGGTCATTGGTGCAGGGCAGATGGGCTCAGGGATCGCCCAAGTTTGTGCACAAGCAGGATACAAGGTGTTACTAAACGATTTAAAGCCCGAATTTGTCGAGCGCGGCTTGGGAGTCATCAACAAAAATCTTTCACGCAACGTGGATAAAGGCCGAATGACAGAGGAGCAAAAGCAGGAAGTGCTCGCAAAGCTGACTGCATCGACCGACTTGAACGATGTGGGTGGTGTGGACCTTGTCATCGAAGCTGCTGTTGAAAATATGGATATCAAGACGAAAATTTTTGCCCAGCTGGATGATATTGCTCCAGAGCATGCGATTTTGGCGAGCAACACCTCATCATTGCCGATCACTGAAATTGCCGCAGCCACGAAGCGTCCGGAAAAGGTCATCGGCATGCACTTTATGAATCCGGTGCCGGTAATGAAGCTTGTGGAAATAATCCGCGGCCTGGCTACAGCCGATGAAGTATACCAGGTGATTGAAGATATGACAAAAACCTTGAGCAAGGTGCCGGTCGAGGTCAATGACTTTCCTGGATTCGTATCTAACCGTGTGTTGATGCCGATGATTAATGAGGCTATTTTTACCCTGTACGAGGGTGTCGCCACGAAGGAAGCGATTGACGAGGTGATGAAGCTAGGCATGAACCACCCGATGGGCCCGTTAACTTTGGCTGATTTTATCGGTTTGGATACATGCTTGTACATCATGGAAACACTTCACGAAGGCTTCGGCGATGACAAATACCGACCATGCCCGCTGCTCCGAAAGTACGTCAAAGCAGGCTGGCTCGGCAAGAAAACAGGGCGCGGGTTTTACACGTACGAATAG
- a CDS encoding acetyl-CoA C-acetyltransferase — protein MGKTVILSGVRTPFGKLGGGLSSFTASQLGGMAVKEALVRAGVKPEEVGEVILGTVLQGGQGQIPSRQAARHAGIPWEVKTETINKVCASGMRSVTMADQIIRAGDEEVIVAGGMESMSNAPYLLPKARWGIRMGDSPVKDLMIHDGLSCSFTGVHMGTYGNSTAEEMEITRESQDEWALRSHARAIAAIENGKLAEEIVPVEVPQRKGAPVVVSADEGPRKDTSLERLAKLAPVFNSTGTITAGNAPGVNDGAAALVLMSEERAVREGREVGAVILGHAAIAVEAKDFPQTPGLVINELLRKTGRNLDEIDLFEINEAFAAVALASGKIAGLDPEKVNVNGGAVALGHPIGASGARIIITLMNELKRRGGGIGIAAICSGGGQGDAIMIEVPKA, from the coding sequence ATGGGGAAAACGGTTATTTTAAGCGGTGTTCGAACACCATTTGGAAAATTAGGAGGGGGATTGAGCAGCTTTACGGCATCACAGCTTGGGGGAATGGCTGTGAAAGAGGCATTAGTACGAGCTGGGGTGAAGCCGGAAGAGGTGGGTGAAGTCATCCTTGGAACGGTTTTACAAGGAGGACAGGGACAAATCCCGTCGCGTCAGGCAGCCCGCCACGCCGGCATCCCATGGGAAGTCAAAACAGAAACGATTAATAAAGTGTGTGCTTCAGGCATGCGCAGTGTCACAATGGCCGACCAAATCATCCGCGCTGGCGATGAAGAGGTCATCGTCGCAGGCGGCATGGAATCGATGAGCAACGCTCCCTATCTTTTGCCAAAAGCAAGATGGGGCATAAGAATGGGCGATTCGCCTGTAAAGGATTTAATGATCCATGACGGCTTAAGCTGCAGCTTTACCGGTGTTCACATGGGGACATACGGCAACTCTACGGCTGAAGAAATGGAGATTACCCGCGAGTCACAGGATGAATGGGCATTGCGCAGCCATGCCCGGGCCATTGCAGCCATTGAGAACGGTAAATTGGCGGAAGAAATTGTTCCAGTCGAAGTGCCGCAGCGAAAAGGCGCCCCTGTTGTGGTCTCAGCAGATGAGGGGCCGCGGAAAGATACGTCTTTGGAACGGCTGGCTAAACTAGCGCCTGTCTTCAATTCAACAGGAACGATTACCGCAGGGAATGCCCCTGGTGTGAATGACGGTGCGGCGGCCCTCGTGCTGATGAGCGAGGAGCGTGCTGTTCGAGAAGGACGTGAGGTAGGGGCAGTTATCCTCGGCCACGCTGCGATTGCTGTAGAAGCAAAGGACTTCCCGCAAACACCTGGACTCGTAATTAATGAGCTTTTACGAAAAACGGGCCGGAACTTGGACGAAATTGATTTGTTTGAAATTAATGAAGCCTTTGCTGCAGTGGCATTGGCGAGCGGAAAAATTGCCGGACTTGACCCGGAAAAGGTCAATGTGAATGGCGGTGCGGTCGCATTAGGCCACCCAATCGGGGCAAGCGGCGCCCGGATTATCATTACGTTGATGAACGAATTGAAGCGGCGCGGCGGCGGAATCGGTATTGCCGCGATTTGCTCAGGCGGCGGCCAGGGTGATGCCATAATGATCGAAGTGCCTAAAGCTTAG
- a CDS encoding (Fe-S)-binding protein, giving the protein MNGLLWVNLIAFLAVTAYSVSLFIYVVKTRIEFIKLGKKAEFDNNVKERMQKIWVMVFGQKKLMKDKKSGAIHVMFFYGFLLVQFGAIDFIIKGIKPGAHLPLGPLYPAFTFFQELVTLMILVAVVWAFYRRYIEKLVRLKRGFKSGLVLIFIGGLMLSVLVGNGMGIIWHGEDPTWSEPVASVISLIFSGINETASIVVFYVAWWFHLLFLLSFLVYVPQGKHAHLIAGPANVYLNRLGNPGKLTKIDFEDESQESFGVGKIEDFTQLQMVDFYACVECGRCTNMCPASGTGKMLSPMDLIVKMRDHLTNYGASVTSKQPWVPTFAFANTKGNQIALAAAGQGAQESAAASAYSPSLIGDVITEEEIWACTTCRNCEDQCPVMNEHVEKIIDLRRYLVLTEGKMNPDAQRAMTNIERQGNPWGLNRKERENWRELREDVHVPTVKEMNKAGEEFEYLFWVGAMGSYDNRSQKIALSFAKLLNEAGVKFAILGNKEKNSGDTARRLGNEFLFQELAVKNIEEFEKAGVKKIITTDPHAYNIFKNEYPDFGLEDVEVFHHTEILYELVRDGKLVPKHAVNETITFHDSCYLGRYNDVYDPPREILKAIPGVKLVEMERNRDKAMCCGAGGGLMWMEEDTGSRINVARTEQALETNSGIISSACPYCLTMLSDGTKAKEVEEKVSTYDVAELLEKAVCGVPEAAAS; this is encoded by the coding sequence ATGAATGGTCTATTATGGGTGAATCTCATTGCATTTTTAGCTGTAACCGCTTACTCTGTCAGTCTGTTCATTTATGTCGTTAAAACGCGGATTGAATTTATTAAGCTTGGCAAAAAAGCCGAGTTTGACAACAATGTCAAAGAGCGGATGCAAAAAATTTGGGTGATGGTATTTGGGCAAAAGAAGCTGATGAAGGATAAAAAGAGCGGCGCCATCCACGTCATGTTTTTTTACGGATTCCTGCTCGTTCAGTTTGGCGCTATTGATTTTATCATCAAAGGGATTAAACCGGGGGCACACCTGCCGCTTGGCCCGCTCTATCCTGCGTTTACTTTTTTCCAAGAGCTTGTTACCTTAATGATTTTAGTAGCGGTGGTCTGGGCCTTCTATCGCCGTTACATCGAAAAGCTTGTCCGCTTAAAGCGCGGCTTTAAATCAGGCCTCGTGCTCATCTTTATCGGCGGTTTAATGCTTTCTGTCCTTGTCGGAAATGGGATGGGCATCATTTGGCATGGGGAGGACCCGACATGGTCGGAGCCGGTCGCTTCGGTCATTTCACTGATCTTTTCGGGGATAAATGAAACCGCCTCCATTGTAGTGTTCTACGTTGCTTGGTGGTTCCACTTACTATTCCTGCTGTCGTTCTTAGTCTATGTGCCGCAAGGAAAGCATGCGCACTTAATTGCCGGTCCGGCCAACGTCTACTTAAATCGTTTGGGGAATCCCGGCAAGCTGACGAAAATTGATTTTGAAGATGAGTCACAAGAATCCTTTGGGGTTGGAAAAATTGAAGACTTTACCCAGCTGCAAATGGTCGATTTTTACGCCTGTGTGGAATGCGGCCGCTGTACCAACATGTGTCCGGCTTCCGGAACAGGAAAAATGCTGTCACCGATGGATCTAATCGTAAAAATGCGTGATCACCTCACCAATTATGGCGCTTCGGTTACCTCGAAGCAGCCATGGGTGCCGACATTTGCATTTGCTAATACAAAAGGAAATCAAATTGCTTTAGCTGCTGCAGGGCAGGGTGCACAAGAATCTGCCGCAGCGTCTGCTTACAGTCCAAGCCTCATTGGCGACGTCATTACCGAAGAGGAAATTTGGGCGTGTACGACATGCCGCAACTGTGAAGACCAATGTCCGGTAATGAATGAGCACGTTGAGAAAATCATCGACCTGCGCCGTTACCTTGTGTTAACAGAAGGTAAAATGAATCCGGATGCGCAGCGGGCGATGACCAATATCGAACGCCAAGGCAATCCGTGGGGCTTAAACCGCAAGGAGCGCGAGAACTGGCGTGAGCTTCGTGAGGACGTTCATGTGCCAACCGTGAAGGAAATGAATAAAGCAGGCGAAGAGTTTGAATACCTGTTCTGGGTCGGCGCGATGGGTTCTTACGACAACCGCAGTCAGAAGATTGCCCTTTCGTTTGCAAAATTACTGAACGAAGCCGGCGTGAAATTTGCCATTCTTGGCAACAAGGAAAAGAACTCCGGAGATACGGCCCGCCGTCTCGGAAACGAATTCTTGTTCCAGGAGTTAGCAGTGAAAAATATTGAGGAATTCGAAAAAGCCGGCGTGAAGAAAATAATTACGACCGATCCCCATGCCTACAATATTTTTAAAAATGAATACCCGGATTTCGGTTTGGAGGATGTGGAAGTATTCCACCATACAGAAATTCTTTATGAGTTGGTTCGTGATGGCAAGCTTGTTCCAAAGCATGCGGTCAACGAAACGATCACCTTCCACGATTCTTGTTACTTAGGCCGTTACAATGACGTCTACGATCCGCCGCGGGAGATTTTAAAGGCGATTCCAGGCGTGAAGCTGGTAGAGATGGAACGGAACCGTGACAAGGCGATGTGCTGCGGTGCCGGTGGCGGTTTGATGTGGATGGAAGAAGACACGGGTTCCCGGATCAATGTCGCCCGTACAGAACAGGCGCTTGAAACGAACTCCGGAATCATCAGCTCAGCCTGTCCATACTGCTTAACCATGCTCTCCGACGGAACAAAGGCGAAGGAAGTTGAAGAAAAAGTATCAACGTACGATGTCGCTGAATTGCTTGAAAAAGCCGTGTGCGGTGTTCCAGAGGCTGCAGCTTCTTAA
- the cls gene encoding cardiolipin synthase translates to MKFVLILSGLVLFIIIWLVLDFKLGRKKHLSVAVRTETSILHGDFDIFTHGRELFHDYFTAIRQAKKQIHVLFYIVKDDAISQEFFMILKEKAQEGVEVRLLLDRLGSWKVKRKVVTALKEAGIQFAFSNRIKLPYLFYSTQVRNHRKITIIDGEIGYLGGYNIGKEYIDEDPKLSPWRDYHVKITGESVNFLQSEFLIDWNEYFGEDLLRQPAYFPVLPRGVVRHQFIPTEAGQLEENFLRLIRKAEESIIIGTPYFIPSAAIFAELLESRRRGVGLTVIVPFTADHLLVQEASYRYLRQLLAAGSRVYQYKNGFYHAKTIVIDNKICDIGTANFDQRSLFLNKEINCFFYDPAFIERLKAIIQKDIHDSKPLTLAELNKPNFIRTQKERLAAALSYFL, encoded by the coding sequence ATGAAATTTGTACTCATATTGAGCGGACTTGTCCTTTTCATCATTATATGGCTTGTGCTTGATTTTAAATTAGGTCGAAAGAAGCATCTTTCCGTTGCGGTCAGAACGGAAACCTCCATCCTTCACGGCGATTTTGACATTTTTACGCATGGAAGGGAATTATTCCACGATTATTTTACGGCTATTCGCCAGGCAAAAAAGCAAATTCATGTCCTCTTTTACATTGTGAAGGACGATGCCATCAGCCAGGAATTTTTCATGATTTTAAAAGAAAAGGCACAGGAAGGCGTGGAAGTCAGACTGCTGCTTGACCGGCTCGGCAGCTGGAAAGTGAAGAGGAAAGTGGTAACGGCACTAAAGGAAGCGGGGATCCAATTTGCTTTTAGTAATCGGATTAAGCTTCCTTACTTGTTTTATTCCACACAGGTCCGCAATCACCGCAAAATCACGATTATTGACGGGGAAATTGGCTATCTCGGCGGCTATAATATTGGCAAGGAATACATTGATGAGGACCCGAAACTTAGCCCGTGGCGGGACTATCATGTGAAAATCACCGGTGAAAGCGTCAATTTTTTGCAGAGTGAGTTTTTGATTGATTGGAACGAGTACTTCGGTGAGGATTTATTGCGTCAGCCCGCTTATTTCCCGGTTTTGCCGAGGGGTGTGGTGCGGCATCAGTTCATTCCGACAGAGGCCGGCCAGCTTGAGGAGAATTTTCTTCGGCTGATTCGGAAGGCGGAGGAATCTATTATCATTGGCACCCCCTATTTTATTCCAAGTGCAGCAATTTTTGCAGAACTGCTGGAATCACGGCGGCGCGGCGTTGGGCTCACGGTGATTGTTCCATTTACTGCGGATCATCTGCTTGTCCAGGAGGCTTCCTATCGCTATTTACGGCAGCTCCTTGCGGCGGGTTCTAGGGTTTATCAATATAAAAATGGTTTTTATCATGCTAAAACGATTGTGATTGATAACAAAATCTGCGATATCGGCACCGCAAATTTCGATCAGCGCAGCCTGTTTTTAAACAAAGAAATCAATTGCTTCTTCTATGACCCTGCCTTTATTGAACGCTTAAAGGCCATTATTCAAAAAGACATTCACGACTCAAAGCCCCTGACACTGGCAGAACTCAATAAACCGAATTTCATTAGAACACAAAAAGAACGCCTCGCTGCCGCCCTATCCTACTTTCTATAG
- a CDS encoding H-type small acid-soluble spore protein, which yields MNVGRAKEIAESADMINVTYDGMPVIIQHVDESTKMARIYSRKDPDNERDVPVLNLIEE from the coding sequence ATGAATGTAGGAAGAGCAAAGGAAATAGCTGAATCCGCTGATATGATCAATGTGACCTATGACGGTATGCCCGTGATCATACAACACGTCGATGAATCCACAAAAATGGCGAGAATCTATTCCAGAAAAGACCCCGACAACGAACGCGACGTACCCGTACTAAACTTAATTGAAGAATAG
- the argS gene encoding arginine--tRNA ligase, giving the protein MNIVEQVQSKIKEEIRAAVLKAGLATEEQIPDVILETPKEKAHGDYSTNMAMQLARVAKKAPRMIADELVAHFDRSKASIEKIELAGPGFINFYMNNSYLTDLIPTILEAGDQYGSTTVGGGQKIQVEFVSANPTGDLHLGHARGAAVGDSLCNILAKAGYDVSREYYINDAGNQINNLALSVEARYFQALGMDKEMPEDGYHGADIIGIGKALAEEYGDKYVNVSAEERFEFFREYGLKYEMAKLKKDLEDFRVGFDVWYSETSLYKNGKIDEALAALRESGYVYEQDGATWLRSTDFGDDKDRVLIKQDGSYTYLTPDIAYHKDKLARGFEKLINIWGADHHGYIPRMKAAIQSLGYDREALEVEIIQLVHLYKNGEKMKMSKRTGKAVTMRDLVDEVGLDATRYFFAMRSSDTHMDFDLDLAVSESNENPVYYAQYAHARICSILRSGVEQGVTVAADADFSLVASSEKEIDLLKKLGEFPSAVGEAAVKRVPHRITNYIFELASTFHSFYNAEKVLDLEQLERTKARLGLVKTVQITLKNALALIGVSAPEKM; this is encoded by the coding sequence ATGAATATAGTGGAACAGGTTCAAAGTAAAATAAAGGAAGAGATTCGAGCTGCGGTGCTGAAGGCTGGGCTCGCAACGGAGGAGCAGATTCCCGATGTTATCTTAGAGACGCCGAAGGAAAAGGCGCATGGCGACTACTCGACGAATATGGCGATGCAGCTGGCACGGGTAGCGAAGAAGGCACCGCGGATGATCGCAGACGAATTAGTGGCACATTTTGACCGCTCAAAGGCATCGATTGAAAAAATCGAGCTGGCAGGACCGGGGTTCATTAATTTTTATATGAATAATAGCTACTTAACGGACTTAATTCCGACCATTCTCGAAGCGGGGGATCAGTACGGCTCGACTACCGTTGGCGGCGGCCAGAAAATTCAGGTGGAGTTCGTATCAGCCAATCCAACGGGTGACCTGCACCTTGGTCATGCGCGCGGTGCGGCGGTCGGTGATTCGCTGTGCAATATTTTAGCGAAGGCGGGCTATGATGTTTCCCGCGAATATTACATTAATGATGCCGGCAATCAGATCAATAATTTGGCACTGTCCGTTGAGGCGCGTTATTTCCAAGCGCTGGGCATGGACAAAGAGATGCCGGAGGACGGCTACCATGGGGCCGATATTATCGGTATCGGGAAGGCGCTGGCGGAGGAGTACGGCGACAAGTATGTGAACGTTTCGGCCGAGGAGCGGTTTGAATTTTTCCGCGAGTATGGCTTGAAATATGAGATGGCGAAGTTGAAAAAGGATCTTGAAGATTTCCGCGTCGGCTTTGATGTCTGGTACTCGGAAACCTCGCTTTATAAAAATGGAAAAATTGACGAAGCCTTAGCGGCATTGCGTGAAAGCGGCTATGTATATGAGCAGGATGGCGCGACATGGCTGCGTTCGACTGATTTTGGCGACGATAAGGACCGTGTGCTGATTAAGCAGGATGGGTCCTACACGTATTTAACACCGGATATCGCCTACCACAAGGACAAGCTTGCACGCGGCTTTGAAAAATTGATTAATATTTGGGGGGCTGACCACCACGGCTATATCCCAAGAATGAAGGCGGCGATCCAATCGCTCGGTTATGACCGCGAGGCACTTGAGGTTGAAATTATTCAGTTGGTTCACCTTTATAAAAACGGCGAGAAGATGAAGATGAGTAAACGGACTGGAAAGGCTGTCACAATGCGGGATTTGGTCGATGAGGTCGGCCTCGATGCGACGCGTTATTTCTTTGCGATGCGTTCTTCGGATACCCATATGGACTTCGATTTGGACTTAGCGGTGTCGGAATCAAACGAAAACCCGGTTTATTACGCACAATATGCCCATGCCCGGATTTGCAGTATTTTACGCTCGGGTGTGGAACAGGGTGTGACGGTTGCGGCTGATGCCGATTTTTCATTGGTGGCATCATCTGAAAAAGAAATTGATTTGTTGAAAAAATTGGGCGAATTCCCGTCTGCAGTTGGCGAGGCCGCAGTGAAGCGTGTGCCGCACCGGATTACGAACTATATCTTCGAGTTAGCCTCAACCTTCCACAGTTTTTATAATGCGGAAAAGGTGCTTGATCTCGAGCAGCTGGAACGGACCAAGGCCCGCCTAGGATTAGTGAAGACCGTACAGATTACGTTAAAGAACGCATTGGCGTTGATTGGCGTCTCTGCTCCGGAAAAAATGTAA
- a CDS encoding DUF1934 domain-containing protein, giving the protein MPNNEIPVKIKVKTTIDEEETFELMVFGRYYQKDQASFLQYEEAHEEGTVRTIVKVAQDEALILRGGAVKMRLPFQLHKKLRGSYEMPFGTFETLTMAKRIEHSEGLIDILYDFTMQGSPAGTYHLEISFQEDKK; this is encoded by the coding sequence TTGCCAAATAATGAAATACCTGTGAAAATTAAGGTAAAGACAACGATAGATGAGGAAGAAACTTTTGAATTAATGGTGTTTGGCCGATACTATCAAAAGGATCAAGCTTCGTTCCTGCAGTATGAGGAAGCTCATGAGGAAGGGACTGTCCGCACAATTGTGAAGGTGGCGCAGGATGAAGCGCTGATATTACGGGGTGGCGCGGTGAAAATGCGGCTGCCATTTCAGTTACATAAGAAGTTGCGCGGCAGCTATGAGATGCCGTTTGGCACGTTTGAAACGTTGACAATGGCGAAACGCATCGAGCATTCGGAGGGACTGATCGATATTCTTTATGATTTCACGATGCAGGGCTCACCCGCCGGTACATACCATTTAGAAATTAGCTTTCAGGAGGACAAAAAATGA